From the genome of Nocardia sp. NBC_01503, one region includes:
- a CDS encoding redox-sensing transcriptional repressor Rex produces the protein MTEQHETPQSGVSAKALQKDIPQATVARLATYLRVLAVLADDGVAIVSSEELAVAAGVGSAKLRKDLSFLGPNGVRGVGYDVIKLRDRVEDVLGLSEGHRVVLVGAGHLGRALVGYGGFRRRGFAMVGLFDNDPTVIGTTVCGLPVRDVSELTDAVAVLEPTIAVITTPDAAAQGVCDRLVAAGVLCILSFSPVALDAPPHVEVRRVDLAVEMQLLSFELARNAEAAPEPVAAVGDSVGVIYTPEATSKGAVVQP, from the coding sequence GTGACAGAGCAGCATGAGACGCCGCAGAGTGGTGTCTCGGCCAAGGCTCTGCAGAAGGACATCCCGCAGGCCACGGTGGCGCGTCTCGCCACCTATCTCCGGGTTCTCGCCGTGCTCGCCGACGATGGTGTTGCCATCGTATCGAGTGAGGAACTGGCTGTCGCGGCGGGTGTCGGTTCCGCCAAGTTGCGCAAGGATCTTTCCTTCCTCGGGCCCAACGGTGTTCGCGGTGTCGGGTACGACGTGATCAAGCTGCGCGACCGCGTCGAGGATGTGCTCGGACTCTCCGAGGGACACCGGGTGGTCCTGGTCGGCGCGGGTCATCTGGGCCGCGCGTTGGTCGGCTACGGCGGTTTCCGGCGGCGCGGTTTCGCCATGGTCGGGCTCTTCGACAACGATCCGACGGTGATCGGCACCACGGTGTGCGGGCTACCGGTACGCGACGTGTCCGAATTGACCGATGCGGTGGCGGTATTGGAGCCGACCATCGCGGTCATCACCACGCCGGACGCCGCCGCACAGGGCGTCTGCGATCGGCTGGTCGCGGCGGGCGTGCTGTGCATTCTGAGCTTCTCGCCGGTGGCGCTGGACGCGCCGCCGCACGTGGAGGTGCGGCGGGTGGATCTGGCGGTGGAGATGCAACTGCTCTCCTTCGAGCTCGCCCGCAATGCGGAGGCCGCGCCGGAGCCGGTGGCCGCCGTTGGCGATTCGGTGGGCGTGATCTACACGCCGGAGGCAACCAGCAAGGGAGCGGTGGTCCAGCCATGA
- a CDS encoding glutamyl-tRNA reductase: MSVLLVGISHRSAPVAVLEKIAITEHDRPKLTEKMLASSHVSEAMIVSTCNRVEIYAVVDAFHPALGEISELLTKHSGLPLPELTKHAYVRYAEAAAEHLFAVASGLDSMVVGEQQVLSQIRAAYAASDSQQAAGRTLHELAQHSLRVGKRVHSETGIDRAGASVVSVALDRARLVLGPLEGRTALVLGAGAMGGLAVAQLARAGVARIIVVNRTLERAERLANTATTMHGVAAAAMDIARLVEAMAAAEVVVTCTGAVGTVVSIADVHHALSASGASEQLVICDLGLPRDVDHAVAGLPGVTVIDMETLQRDPSAGAAADDTAAARTIVADELAKYLAGQRMAEVTPTVAALRQMAADVVEGELLRLDSRLPGLDAAHREEVARTVRRVVDKLLHAPTVRVKQLASTPGGDSYAEALRELFELKPGAAQAVAAPMEISTPAGVLADDFTAAHSGDEQGLTA; this comes from the coding sequence ATGAGTGTGCTTCTCGTCGGGATCTCACATCGCAGCGCGCCGGTTGCGGTGCTCGAGAAGATCGCGATCACCGAGCACGATCGGCCCAAGCTGACCGAGAAGATGCTGGCCTCCAGCCACGTCTCCGAAGCCATGATCGTCTCCACCTGCAATCGCGTGGAGATCTACGCCGTCGTCGATGCCTTCCACCCCGCGCTCGGCGAGATCAGCGAACTGCTGACCAAGCACTCCGGGCTACCGCTGCCCGAACTCACCAAGCACGCCTACGTCCGCTACGCCGAGGCCGCCGCCGAGCATCTGTTCGCCGTCGCCTCCGGACTGGATTCGATGGTCGTCGGCGAGCAGCAGGTGCTCAGCCAGATTCGCGCCGCCTACGCCGCCTCGGATTCCCAGCAGGCCGCCGGGCGCACCCTGCACGAGCTGGCCCAGCATTCGCTGCGGGTCGGCAAGCGGGTGCACTCGGAGACCGGGATCGATCGCGCGGGCGCGTCGGTGGTGTCGGTCGCCCTCGATCGCGCGCGACTGGTGCTCGGTCCGCTCGAAGGCCGCACCGCGCTGGTGCTGGGCGCCGGGGCCATGGGTGGTCTCGCGGTCGCGCAGCTGGCGCGGGCCGGGGTCGCTCGCATCATCGTGGTGAACCGGACGCTGGAACGTGCTGAGCGGCTTGCCAATACGGCCACCACCATGCACGGCGTCGCCGCCGCGGCGATGGATATCGCGCGCCTGGTCGAGGCCATGGCCGCGGCCGAGGTCGTGGTCACCTGTACCGGCGCGGTCGGCACCGTGGTCAGCATCGCCGATGTGCACCATGCGCTTTCGGCCTCCGGCGCGAGCGAGCAGCTGGTCATCTGCGATCTGGGCCTGCCCCGCGATGTGGATCACGCCGTCGCCGGACTGCCGGGCGTCACCGTCATCGATATGGAGACGCTGCAGCGCGATCCGTCGGCCGGCGCGGCCGCTGACGATACCGCCGCCGCCCGCACCATCGTCGCCGACGAACTCGCCAAATACCTTGCCGGACAGCGAATGGCCGAGGTCACCCCGACCGTGGCCGCACTGCGGCAGATGGCCGCCGATGTGGTCGAGGGTGAGCTGTTGCGGCTGGATTCGCGACTACCCGGCCTCGATGCCGCGCATCGCGAGGAGGTGGCGCGTACCGTGCGCCGCGTCGTCGACAAACTGCTGCACGCGCCGACGGTGCGGGTCAAGCAGTTGGCCTCCACGCCCGGCGGGGACAGTTACGCCGAAGCGCTGCGTGAGCTGTTCGAACTCAAACCCGGTGCGGCGCAGGCGGTTGCGGCCCCGATGGAGATCTCCACACCGGCCGGCGTGCTGGCCGACGATTTCACCGCCGCCCATTCGGGGGACGAACAGGGGCTGACCGCATGA
- the hemC gene encoding hydroxymethylbilane synthase, with the protein MVQDIQTGREAVPDTKRGTVDAPWRIGTRGSLLALTQAGHVRDELIAAGQQAELVIVKTAGDQSSAPVQTIGVGVFTAALRDELAAGTVDIAVHSYKDLPTAQDPRFEIAAIPPRQDPRDALVARDGLVLGELPAGARIGTSAPRRASQLLALGLGVEIVPLRGNLDTRLSKVANGELDAVVVARAGLARIGRLDAVTESLEPVQMLPAPAQGALAVECRSEDTELVTILSALDDAGTRAAITAERALLAELEAGCTAPIGALAEVVESLDDDGRVVDELSLRGCVAAIDGSDTIRASVVGSLADAAELGRALARELLELGARDLLSDPGDGSPVAEQSDDSSNPSPMENIR; encoded by the coding sequence ATGGTGCAGGACATACAGACAGGGCGGGAAGCCGTGCCGGACACAAAGCGTGGAACCGTCGACGCGCCGTGGCGCATCGGTACTCGAGGCTCGCTGCTGGCCCTGACCCAGGCCGGGCATGTGCGCGACGAGCTGATCGCCGCCGGGCAGCAGGCCGAGCTGGTGATCGTCAAGACCGCGGGCGATCAGTCCTCCGCGCCGGTGCAGACCATCGGCGTCGGCGTCTTCACCGCCGCGCTGCGTGACGAATTGGCCGCGGGCACAGTCGATATCGCGGTGCACTCGTACAAGGATCTGCCGACCGCGCAGGATCCGAGATTCGAAATCGCGGCCATTCCGCCGCGCCAGGATCCGCGCGATGCCCTGGTGGCGCGCGACGGCCTGGTGCTGGGCGAACTGCCCGCGGGCGCTCGGATCGGAACCTCCGCCCCGCGCCGCGCCTCACAGCTGCTGGCACTCGGCCTCGGCGTCGAGATCGTGCCGCTGCGCGGCAATCTCGACACCAGACTTTCCAAAGTCGCCAATGGTGAACTCGATGCCGTCGTGGTGGCCCGGGCCGGGCTGGCCCGGATCGGCCGCCTCGATGCCGTGACCGAATCGCTGGAGCCGGTGCAGATGCTGCCCGCCCCCGCGCAGGGCGCGCTCGCGGTCGAATGCCGCAGCGAGGACACCGAACTCGTGACCATCCTGTCCGCCCTCGACGATGCCGGCACCCGCGCCGCCATCACCGCCGAGCGGGCGCTGCTGGCCGAACTGGAGGCGGGTTGCACCGCCCCGATCGGCGCGCTGGCCGAGGTCGTCGAATCCCTCGACGATGACGGCCGGGTGGTGGATGAACTGTCGCTGCGCGGTTGTGTGGCGGCGATCGATGGCTCGGACACCATCCGGGCCTCTGTGGTCGGCTCGCTCGCGGATGCCGCGGAACTGGGCCGTGCACTGGCGCGTGAGCTCTTGGAGCTGGGGGCGCGCGACCTGCTCAGTGACCCCGGGGACGGCAGCCCGGTGGCCGAGCAATCCGACGACAGCAGCAATCCCAGCCCAATGGAGAATATTCGATGA
- a CDS encoding bifunctional uroporphyrinogen-III C-methyltransferase/uroporphyrinogen-III synthase, with translation MSRATKKHPGRILFVGSGPGDPALLTVRAREVLARAELAFTDPDVDKGVLALIGTASEPGPDGQLPVDVRPALGDAAEVAKTLIAEARNGFDVVRLVSGDPLTTDSVIQEVNAVTRSHLMFEVLPGLSAGTTVPAYAGIELGSSHTEVDVRGEVDWAAVAAAPGPLVLHATSGHLAETASALVEHGMAPQTPVAVTVRGTTRQQRTIDATLATLNNAASEMVGPLVVTVGKEVEKRAKTSWWESRALYGWTVLVPRTKEQAGEMSEKLVMHGAIPMEVPTIAVEPPRSPAQMERAVKGLVDGRYQWVVFTSTNAVRAVWEKFGEFGLDARAFSGVKIACVGEATAEKVRSFGINPELIPSGEQSSEGLLADFPPYDDVFDPVNRVLLPRADIATETLAEGLRDRGWEIDDVTAYRTVRASPPPAETREMIKTGGFDAVLFTSSSTVRNLVGIAGKPHARTIVACIGPKTAETAIEFGLRVDVQPEIAQVGPLVEALAEHAAHLRAEGLLPPPRKKSRRSR, from the coding sequence GTGAGCCGAGCGACGAAGAAGCACCCCGGCCGGATCCTTTTCGTAGGGTCCGGGCCCGGTGATCCTGCGCTGCTGACCGTGCGTGCCCGTGAGGTGCTGGCGCGGGCCGAGCTCGCGTTCACCGATCCCGATGTCGACAAGGGCGTGCTCGCCCTGATCGGCACCGCCTCCGAGCCGGGCCCCGACGGGCAGTTGCCCGTCGATGTGCGCCCCGCGCTCGGTGACGCGGCCGAGGTCGCCAAGACGCTGATCGCCGAGGCCCGCAATGGTTTCGACGTGGTGCGCCTGGTCTCCGGTGACCCGCTGACCACCGATTCGGTGATCCAGGAGGTCAATGCCGTCACCCGCTCGCACCTGATGTTCGAGGTGCTGCCGGGTCTGTCGGCCGGAACCACGGTGCCCGCCTACGCGGGAATCGAATTGGGCTCGAGTCACACCGAGGTCGATGTGCGCGGTGAGGTGGACTGGGCGGCCGTCGCGGCGGCGCCCGGTCCGCTGGTGCTGCACGCCACCTCCGGACATCTGGCCGAGACGGCCAGTGCGCTGGTGGAGCACGGTATGGCCCCGCAGACCCCGGTCGCGGTGACCGTGCGCGGCACCACCCGGCAGCAGCGCACCATCGACGCCACGCTGGCGACGCTGAACAACGCGGCCTCGGAGATGGTTGGCCCGCTGGTGGTCACCGTCGGCAAAGAGGTCGAGAAGCGCGCCAAGACCTCCTGGTGGGAGTCGCGGGCGCTGTACGGCTGGACCGTTCTGGTGCCGCGCACCAAGGAGCAGGCCGGTGAGATGAGCGAGAAGCTCGTCATGCACGGCGCGATTCCGATGGAAGTTCCGACCATTGCCGTCGAGCCGCCGCGCAGCCCCGCCCAGATGGAGCGCGCGGTCAAGGGTTTGGTCGACGGCCGCTACCAATGGGTGGTCTTCACCTCCACCAACGCGGTGCGCGCGGTGTGGGAGAAGTTCGGCGAATTCGGTTTGGACGCACGGGCTTTCTCCGGCGTGAAGATCGCCTGCGTGGGCGAGGCCACCGCGGAGAAGGTGCGCTCGTTCGGCATCAACCCGGAGCTGATCCCCAGTGGTGAGCAGTCCTCGGAGGGTCTGCTGGCCGACTTCCCGCCGTACGACGACGTTTTCGATCCGGTGAACCGGGTGCTGTTGCCGCGCGCGGATATCGCCACCGAAACCCTGGCCGAGGGTCTGCGCGACCGCGGCTGGGAGATCGACGATGTCACCGCGTACCGCACCGTGCGGGCCTCCCCGCCGCCGGCGGAAACCCGCGAGATGATCAAGACCGGCGGTTTCGACGCGGTGCTGTTCACCTCGTCCTCCACCGTCCGGAACCTGGTCGGTATCGCAGGTAAGCCGCACGCTCGCACCATCGTCGCCTGCATCGGCCCCAAAACCGCCGAGACGGCAATCGAATTCGGCCTGCGCGTGGATGTCCAGCCCGAAATCGCCCAGGTGGGCCCGCTCGTCGAGGCGCTCGCCGAGCACGCCGCCCACCTGCGCGCCGAGGGCCTGTTGCCCCCGCCGCGCAAGAAGAGCCGCCGCAGCCGCTGA
- the hemB gene encoding porphobilinogen synthase has product MTGMDRPRRLRRTPALRRLVAETTLQPRQLVLPMFVADGLDEPREISSMPGVYQHSMDSLRKAAVEAVAAGVGGLMLFGVPRPEDKDPQGSQASDPNGILNRGLRALVNEVGGSTVVMADTCLDEFTDHGHCGVLGADGGVDNDATLRRYVDMAVAQAETGADLLGTSGMMDGQVGAIRAGLDAAGYIDTAILAYAAKYASAFYGPFREAVGSSLEGDRRTYQQDPANRREAVRELELDLAEGADIVMVKPAMSYLDILRDVADRSTVPVAAYQISGEYAMITAAAQNGWIDRRGAILESLLGIRRAGADMVLTYWATEAAHWLG; this is encoded by the coding sequence ATGACCGGAATGGACCGCCCACGGCGGTTGCGCCGCACCCCAGCTCTACGTCGTCTGGTGGCTGAAACCACACTGCAGCCCAGGCAACTAGTGCTCCCCATGTTCGTCGCCGACGGGCTCGACGAACCTCGTGAAATCTCCTCCATGCCAGGCGTTTACCAGCATTCGATGGATTCACTGCGCAAGGCCGCGGTGGAGGCCGTCGCGGCGGGCGTCGGCGGGCTCATGCTCTTCGGCGTTCCCCGCCCCGAGGACAAGGACCCGCAGGGCAGTCAGGCCAGTGATCCGAACGGCATTCTGAATCGCGGACTTCGCGCCCTGGTCAACGAGGTCGGCGGCTCGACCGTCGTGATGGCCGATACCTGCCTGGACGAATTCACCGATCACGGGCACTGCGGCGTACTCGGCGCGGACGGCGGTGTCGACAATGACGCCACCCTGCGTCGCTATGTCGACATGGCCGTCGCGCAGGCCGAGACCGGCGCGGACCTGCTCGGCACCAGCGGCATGATGGACGGCCAGGTCGGCGCGATTCGCGCGGGTCTGGACGCGGCCGGATATATCGACACCGCCATTCTGGCCTACGCCGCCAAGTACGCCTCCGCCTTCTACGGTCCCTTCCGGGAGGCGGTCGGCTCCTCGCTGGAGGGCGATCGCCGTACCTACCAGCAGGATCCGGCGAATCGCCGCGAGGCCGTGCGCGAGCTGGAGCTCGATCTCGCCGAGGGCGCGGATATCGTCATGGTGAAGCCCGCCATGTCGTACCTGGATATTCTGCGCGATGTCGCGGACCGCTCCACGGTTCCGGTGGCGGCCTATCAGATCTCCGGCGAGTACGCGATGATCACCGCCGCCGCGCAGAACGGCTGGATCGATCGCCGCGGCGCGATCCTGGAGTCGC